In Oncorhynchus clarkii lewisi isolate Uvic-CL-2024 chromosome 24, UVic_Ocla_1.0, whole genome shotgun sequence, one DNA window encodes the following:
- the LOC139382601 gene encoding reticulon-4 receptor-like 1, with translation MLCIHNGSGGDEISEVAGVKRMVSSGKSLADASCGGGSRRAMPLCRSMPLCPENQQMDKSHYGAMEACHQTAGSLTVSEKLNIHLSEHSTPHLSPLLSQLCPLIHVPLSVLSPGCRLEFLLVLCGLELSWSCPHHCICYTAPSTVSCQAHNFLSVPEGIPPHSERIFLQNNKIHRLLQGHFSPTTVTLWIYSNNITYIEPSTFHGFAQLEELDLGDNRHLRSLAADTFHGLGRLHALHLYRCGLSALPSNIFQGLRNLQYLYLQDNHLEFLQDDIFVDLHNLSHLFLHGNRLWSLHQNTFRGLGALDRLLLHHNQLQWVDRLAFHDLRRLTTLYLFNNSLTELFGDCLALLPALEYLRLNDNPWECDCKALSLWDWLKRFRGSTSSVGCQAPAELAGKDLKQLRKEDFPNCSGSESLHQSKTWAGTDKVSLKKEPHPVPPPHSHPHRPHHEAPYYPSPPSPLPHPPPSISGEAPGSEGQPGVAPPQRPGRARNCTRQRVRGGKGKGQNEVHTLKEMADKEYSLPDFEGGKYDHTSPDGTITRRKHKCPPRTTVRPPSGVQQATNRAMFSQPLVHLSTILGALLPVTIVHILR, from the exons ATGTTGTGTATCCACAATGGCTCGGGGGGTGATGAGATCAGTGAGGTGGCAGGTGTGAAGCGCATGGTCTCTAGTGGAAAAAGTCTAGCTGATGCCAGCTGTGGAGGAGGCAGCCGCCGTGCCATGCCACTGTGCCGTAGTATGCCGCTGTGCCCTGAAA ATCAGCAGATGGATAAGTCACACTACGGGGCCATGGAAGCGTGTCACCAAACAGCAGGAAGTCTGACTGTCTCTGAGAAACTTAACATACATTTAAGTGAGCATTCCACACCCCATTTATCCCCCCTGCTTTCACAG CTATGTCCTCTTATacatgttcctctctctgtcctctctccaggCTGCAGGCTAGAGTTCCTGCTGGTTCTCTGTGGATTGGAGCTTTCCTGGTCCTGCCCACACCACTGTATCTGCTACACCGCACCCAGTACTGTCAGCTGCCAGGCACACAACTTCCTGTCCGTTCCCGAAGGCATTCCCCCGCACAGCGAGCGCATCTTCCTGCAGAACAACAAGATCCACCGGCTGCTGCAGGGCCACTTTAGTCCCACCACGGTCACACTGTGGATCTACTCCAACAACATCACCTACATCGAGCCCTCCACCTTCCACGGCTTCGCCCAGCTGGAGGAGCTGGACCTGGGGGACAACCGTCACCTGCGTTCCCTGGCTGCAGACACCTTCCATGGGCTGGGCCGGCTCCATGCTCTGCACCTGTACCGCTGTGGGCTCAGTGCGCTGCCCAGTAATATCTTCCAGGGGCTACGCAACCTGCAGTATCTCTACCTACAG GATAATCACCTGGAGTTCCTGCAGGATGACATCTTTGTGGACCTCCACAACCTGAGCCACCTGTTCCTGCATGGGAACCGTCTGTGGTCGCTGCACCAGAACACCTTCCGGGGGCTGGGGGCCCTGGACCGCCTGCTGCTGCACCACAACCAGCTGCAGTGGGTGGACCGCCTGGCCTTCCACGACCTGCGTCGCCTCACCACCCTCTACCTGTTCAACAACTCACTGACCGAGCTGTTTGGAGACTGCCTGGCACTGCTGCCTGCCCTGGAGTACCTGCGCCTCAACGACAACCCCTGGGAGTGTGACTGCAAGGCCCTGTCGCTGTGGGACTGGCTCAAACGCTTCAGAGGTTCTACTTCGTCCGTAGGCTGTCAGGCCCCGGCCGAGCTGGCTGGGAAGGACCTCAAGCAGCTCCGCAAGGAGGACTTCCCCAACTGCTCTGGCTCTGAGTCCCTGCACCAGAGCAAGACCTGGGCCGGGACTGATAAGGTGTCTCTGAAGAAGGAGCCACACCCGGTGCCACCGCCTCACTCCCACCCCCACCGCCCTCACCATGAGGCGCCATACTACCCCTCGCCGCCTTCACCTCTGCCCCATCCGCCCCCGTCCATAAGCGGGGAGGCCCCGGGATCAGAGGGACAGCCTGGGGTGGCGCCCCCTCAGAGGCCAGGCCGCGCTCGGAACTGCACTCGCCAGCGCGTCAGGGGAGGCAAGGGGAAAGGGCAGAATGAGGTGCATACCTTAAAGGAGATGGCCGATAAAGAATATTCCTTGCCTGATTTTGAAGGGGGCAAATATGACCACACGTCCCCGGATGGCACCATCACGCGGAGGAAGCATAAGTGCCCTCCCCGGACCACTGTTCGCCCCCCTAGTGGGGTGCAACAAGCCACCAATAGGGCCATGTTCTCCCAGCCCTTAGTGCATCTCAGCACCATACTGGGAGCTTTGTTGCCCGTGACCATTGTCCATATTCTCCGCTGA